One Aegilops tauschii subsp. strangulata cultivar AL8/78 chromosome 7, Aet v6.0, whole genome shotgun sequence genomic window carries:
- the LOC109737588 gene encoding probable L-type lectin-domain containing receptor kinase S.5, with translation MMDRSIAARTNIFAGSLDQHLFSSAPGSRPGQPLGWELRYSIVQGVASALHYLHDQFDQRVVHRDLKASNIMLDAAFTARLGDFGLARTIETDKTSYMEEAGGGVHGTVGYITSECYHTEKATRESDVYAFGAVLLEVVCGRRPRCDIDGFHFLVDWVWRLHRDGRALEAVDPSLDEDDAERLLMLSLACSHPTPAERPKAQAISQILLRSMPRPAVPPFKPSFVWRRTEGSTPCPQRRDRRRARS, from the coding sequence ATGATGGACCGATCCATCGCAGCTCGTACCAATATCTTCGCCGGCAGCCTGGACCAGCACCTGTTCAGCTCGGCGCCGGGGTCGCGGCCGGGGCAGCCGCTCGGGTGGGAGCTCCGGTACAGCATCGTCCAGGGCGTGGCGTCGGCGCTGCACTACCTGCACGACCAGTTCGACCAGCGGGTGGTGCACCGCGACCTCAAGGCCTCCAACATCATGCTGGACGCCGCCTTCACCGCGCGCCTCGGCGACTTCGGCCTGGCCCGCACCATCGAGACGGACAAGACCTCCTACatggaggaggccggcggcggcgtgCACGGCACCGTCGGCTACATCACCTCCGAGTGCTACCACACCGAGAAGGCCACGCGTGAGTCCGACGTCTACGCCTTCGGCGCCGTCCTCCTCGAGGTGGTCTGCGGCCGCCGCCCGCGCTGCGACATCGACGGCTTCCACTTCCTGGTGGACTGGGTGTGGCGCCTCCACCGCGACGGCCGCGCGCTCGAGGCCGTCGACCCCAGCCTCGACGAGGACGACGCCGAGCGCCTGCTCATGCTGAGCCTGGCCTGCAGCCacccgacgcccgccgagcggcCCAAGGCGCAGGCCATCTCGCAGATCCTGCTCCGGTCCATGCCGAGGCCGGCGGTGCCGCCGTTCAAGCCCTCATTCGTGTGGCGACGGACAGAGGGTTCGACACCATGTCCACAACGGCGGGATCGACGTCGAGCACGGTCGTGA
- the LOC109737454 gene encoding uncharacterized protein: MEGRVLRRSVTLADQLAAVGPPAAAPPGQPGSCNLRDLLKLRDEDDGRRAAAVTLASAMQADRRANSSPPSSSAAVAAAAARTLLDIIRDDQPAPPASHAVVAAADPFVRRAVSLPAPQTTPAPGPALTRPVAAPVTPPEASPPQPPTDREEEEEEQGERVSLMALLEQTERQWSAGATVQQEQDPAVAASEPSSQDALVPEDDVELPETGRGAGCCCVCMARAKGAAFIPCGHTFCRACARELFAGRGRCPLCNAAILDVLDIF, encoded by the coding sequence ATGGAGGGGAGGGTGCTGCGGCGCAGCGTCACGCTGGCGGACCAGCTGGCCGCCGTgggcccgcccgccgccgcgccgccggggCAGCCGGGCTCCTGCAACCTCCGCGACCTGCTCAAGCTGCGCGACGAGGACGacggccgccgcgccgccgcggtCACCCTCGCCTCCGCCATGCAGGCCGACCGCCGGGCCAACTCCTCGCCGccctcctccagcgccgccgtcgcggccgccgcggcgcggACGCTGCTCGACATCATCCGCGACGACCAGCCGGCCCCTCCCGCCTCGCACGCCGTGGTCGCCGCCGCTGACCCGTTCGTCCGCCGCGCGGTGTCCCTGCCGGCCCCGCAGACCACCCCTGCCCCGGGCCCCGCGTTGACTAGACCTGTGGCCGCCCCGGTGACGCCTCCGGAGGCGTCGCCGCCTCAGCCGCCGACGGAtcgggaggaggaagaggaggagcaGGGGGAGAGGGTGTCCCTCATGGCGCTGCTGGAGCAGACGGAGAGGCAGTGGAGCGCCGGCGCCACAGtgcagcaggagcaggacccgGCGGTCGCCGCGTCGGAGCCGTCGTCGCAGGACGCGCTGGTGCCGGAGGACGACGTGGAGCTCCCGGAGACGGGGCGAGGCGCAGGCTGCTGCTGCGTGTGCATGGCGCGGGCCAAGGGCGCGGCCTTCATCCCGTGCGGCCATACCTTCTGCCGCGCCTGCGCCCGCGAGCTCTTCGCCGGCCGCGGCCGCTGCCCGCTCTGCAACGCCGCCATCCTCGACGTCCTCGACATCTTCTGA